Proteins encoded in a region of the Synechococcus sp. BIOS-U3-1 genome:
- a CDS encoding lipase family alpha/beta hydrolase, with translation MTSVDSNQPVVILGGFLITEEAYQPMADWLMDQGVQDAQVVSVSRYDWLLTSWGFGWRRVLDRVDALVKELQARSSTGRVTLIGHSSGGVMLRLYLSDQLFHGRYYCGATRCDRLITLGSPHQAIRSTPLRAMVDRCFPGCHEHGVDYVAIAGELLLESSTASAFSRRSAKASYRGIVGSVDVIGDGLVPVESALLCGARHLIQLETAHGGLFGSICYFNPVRLHAWWWFAVGGSQQSRFG, from the coding sequence ATGACATCTGTTGATTCCAACCAGCCGGTGGTGATTCTCGGTGGCTTCCTTATTACAGAAGAGGCCTATCAACCGATGGCTGATTGGCTGATGGATCAGGGTGTTCAGGATGCTCAGGTGGTTTCAGTTAGCCGCTATGACTGGCTTTTGACAAGTTGGGGGTTTGGATGGCGGCGAGTGCTGGATCGAGTTGATGCGTTAGTGAAGGAGCTTCAGGCGAGGTCATCAACGGGCCGAGTGACCTTGATCGGTCACAGCTCCGGAGGGGTCATGTTGCGGCTCTATCTCAGCGATCAATTGTTTCATGGCCGTTACTACTGCGGAGCCACCCGATGTGATCGTTTGATCACTCTTGGCAGTCCACACCAAGCTATTCGTTCGACTCCTCTCAGGGCCATGGTTGATCGTTGCTTTCCCGGATGCCATGAGCATGGTGTTGATTATGTGGCGATCGCTGGTGAGCTGCTTTTAGAGAGCTCGACTGCTTCTGCTTTCAGTCGTCGGAGTGCCAAAGCCAGCTATCGCGGCATTGTGGGTTCCGTTGATGTTATTGGTGATGGCCTGGTGCCAGTGGAATCGGCATTGCTTTGTGGTGCTCGCCACCTCATTCAGCTCGAGACTGCGCACGGAGGGTTGTTTGGTTCCATCTGTTATTTCAATCCGGTAAGACTGCATGCTTGGTGGTGGTTTGCTGTTGGCGGCTCTCAGCAGAGTCGGTTCGGATGA
- a CDS encoding ligase-associated DNA damage response DEXH box helicase, with protein sequence MDWFEHQGWSPLEFQKRTWEAHLQGFSGLIQVPTGSGKTYAAVMGSIARILDVPSEHVGIRLLYITPLRALSRDLAVALKQPIDAMGWPIRVGIRNGDTATAERSRQTKRPPEILITTPESLCVLLASRHCEALFKTLETVILDEWHELIGSKRGIQAELALSWLRQQRPQLQTWAISATIGNLEESARHALGECCEPCLITGAPKRGLDVTSILPDSIDGFPWGGHLGLRRYEDLIGQLEPCTSTLLFTNTRNQAERWFQCLRYACPEMEGLLALHHSALDRSEREAIEAAVKAGSMLWVVCTSSLDLGVDFQPVERVVQIGSPKNLARLLQRAGRSAHLPGGTSKVLFMPTNALELLELSAVRRGLENGMVEERRPPQQPLDVLLQHLTTLACGPGFKPAETLDAIRSTSSYKALSQGEWDWCLRFLEQGGECLGAYPRYRKLETTDDGRFVVRDNAIARLHRLNIGTITSAPSVRVRFTRGSVLGHVEETFISQLKPKDVFFFAGRQLEFVRLRDMTAYVKSTTRKSTAVPAWAGGQMSLSDLLTHHLREEVARAGRGELDTPELKALEPLFERQMDLSTLPSSAELLIETCRTREGMHLYAYPFEGRFVHEGLGFLWATRLTRHHRGTITVSVNDYGFELLAPKGYPMDDLLEKHLDDLLDDSNLEIDLEQALNLSELCRRRFRGIAQVAGLLVKGFPGKNKTAGQLQISGSLLWEVFNKHEPGNLLLRQAQQEVLHEQLELPRLRSALKRMQRGETLHSQSPRPTPLAFPLLVERLNNRMSNESVMERIQRMQSEALRNEF encoded by the coding sequence TTGGACTGGTTTGAACATCAGGGATGGTCGCCGCTCGAATTTCAGAAACGCACTTGGGAAGCACATCTTCAGGGATTCAGTGGTCTGATTCAGGTGCCAACTGGTTCAGGAAAAACCTATGCGGCAGTGATGGGATCTATCGCGCGCATCCTGGATGTCCCAAGTGAGCATGTGGGCATCCGCTTGCTTTACATCACTCCACTTAGAGCACTGAGCCGTGACTTGGCAGTCGCACTCAAGCAACCAATTGATGCCATGGGCTGGCCCATACGGGTTGGAATTCGGAACGGAGATACAGCCACAGCTGAACGCAGCAGACAAACCAAAAGACCACCCGAAATTCTGATCACAACACCGGAATCACTGTGCGTTCTGCTGGCAAGTCGCCATTGCGAAGCACTGTTCAAGACGCTCGAAACAGTCATTCTTGATGAATGGCATGAGCTTATCGGGAGCAAACGCGGCATCCAGGCGGAGCTCGCACTCAGCTGGCTACGACAACAGCGGCCACAACTGCAGACATGGGCGATCAGCGCCACAATCGGAAATCTTGAGGAATCAGCTCGGCATGCCCTTGGCGAGTGCTGTGAGCCATGTTTGATCACAGGAGCTCCCAAGCGAGGGCTCGATGTCACGAGCATCCTTCCGGACAGCATTGATGGATTTCCCTGGGGAGGTCACCTGGGACTTAGGCGTTACGAAGATCTCATCGGGCAGCTCGAACCCTGCACCAGCACACTGCTGTTCACCAATACTCGCAATCAGGCTGAACGTTGGTTTCAGTGTTTGCGCTACGCCTGCCCAGAAATGGAGGGTTTATTAGCACTGCATCACAGCGCTCTAGATCGCAGTGAACGGGAGGCAATCGAAGCTGCCGTCAAAGCGGGGTCGATGCTCTGGGTGGTCTGCACAAGTTCCCTGGATCTGGGAGTGGACTTCCAACCCGTGGAGAGGGTTGTTCAGATCGGATCCCCGAAAAATTTGGCGCGGCTACTGCAAAGAGCTGGACGATCAGCACATCTCCCAGGCGGAACATCGAAGGTGCTGTTCATGCCGACGAATGCTCTTGAATTACTGGAACTCAGTGCCGTTCGCCGAGGATTAGAAAACGGCATGGTGGAGGAGCGGCGCCCACCACAACAACCCCTAGACGTGCTGCTGCAACATCTGACGACGTTGGCGTGTGGGCCTGGTTTCAAACCAGCTGAAACGCTTGATGCCATCCGAAGCACGAGCTCATACAAAGCACTCAGTCAGGGTGAGTGGGATTGGTGTTTACGTTTTCTGGAACAAGGCGGTGAATGTCTTGGTGCCTATCCTCGCTACCGAAAACTTGAAACCACAGATGACGGACGTTTTGTGGTTCGAGACAACGCCATTGCAAGACTGCACCGTCTGAACATTGGCACGATCACATCAGCTCCATCTGTCCGGGTGCGCTTTACGCGGGGATCTGTACTCGGACACGTGGAAGAAACGTTCATCAGCCAACTCAAACCAAAGGATGTGTTCTTTTTTGCAGGACGCCAACTTGAATTTGTGAGACTTCGGGACATGACGGCCTATGTCAAGAGCACCACCAGGAAAAGCACTGCGGTTCCGGCCTGGGCTGGAGGTCAGATGTCGTTATCTGATTTGCTAACCCACCATCTCAGGGAAGAAGTTGCACGCGCAGGCCGAGGAGAACTAGACACACCTGAACTGAAAGCACTGGAACCACTCTTTGAACGTCAGATGGATCTATCGACCTTGCCATCGAGTGCAGAACTGCTGATTGAAACCTGTCGGACACGCGAGGGCATGCATCTTTACGCCTATCCATTTGAAGGTCGCTTTGTGCATGAGGGCCTGGGCTTCCTATGGGCTACAAGACTCACAAGACACCATCGAGGCACCATCACGGTTTCAGTGAATGACTATGGGTTTGAACTGCTAGCGCCAAAGGGGTATCCCATGGATGACCTGTTGGAAAAGCATTTGGATGATTTGCTCGATGACAGCAATCTGGAAATTGATCTGGAACAGGCCTTAAATCTGTCCGAGTTGTGTCGACGGCGATTTCGAGGTATCGCCCAGGTAGCAGGTCTGCTTGTTAAGGGGTTCCCAGGAAAGAACAAAACCGCAGGACAGCTCCAAATCAGTGGTTCATTGCTATGGGAGGTGTTCAACAAACATGAACCAGGCAATCTTCTCTTACGACAAGCGCAGCAAGAAGTGCTACATGAACAACTTGAACTGCCGAGACTGCGCAGTGCATTGAAAAGAATGCAGAGAGGAGAAACACTTCACAGCCAATCACCAAGACCTACACCACTGGCTTTTCCACTGCTGGTGGAACGGCTCAACAACCGTATGAGTAATGAGTCAGTAATGGAACGCATCCAGAGAATGCAATCTGAGGCGTTACGGAACGAATTTTAA
- a CDS encoding DUF3764 family protein gives METTIWTFKLSVPFSEWAKVYDSDDVNQMHASVGIKSLFRGVSKEDPSKVCAIQQAPIGVAQKVFEENKDMIRGAGHIIESTIITAYTEQ, from the coding sequence GTGGAAACTACCATCTGGACGTTCAAACTCAGCGTTCCATTCTCGGAATGGGCCAAAGTCTATGACAGCGATGATGTCAACCAAATGCATGCATCGGTAGGGATCAAATCATTGTTTAGAGGTGTCTCTAAAGAAGATCCATCAAAGGTCTGTGCAATTCAACAAGCCCCCATTGGGGTGGCACAAAAGGTCTTTGAAGAAAACAAAGACATGATCCGAGGAGCTGGGCACATCATCGAAAGCACAATCATCACAGCCTATACAGAGCAGTGA
- a CDS encoding DNA ligase, giving the protein MATRSSALTSLVVLIAATAGPVLAEPTIITIEQINTVVFPADGATAAEAICAGLASGLLTRDQVGSDLARLQKALSEVNESGSVNRYIKSFNSASAGINGCNVQVTGPAEDNRWNY; this is encoded by the coding sequence ATGGCGACTCGCAGCTCGGCTTTGACCAGCCTCGTGGTTTTGATCGCAGCAACTGCAGGACCGGTCCTCGCCGAACCAACCATCATCACCATTGAGCAGATCAACACAGTGGTGTTCCCTGCTGACGGTGCCACTGCAGCCGAGGCCATCTGTGCTGGACTCGCCTCTGGATTGCTCACAAGAGATCAGGTCGGTAGCGATCTGGCCCGTTTGCAGAAGGCTCTGAGTGAAGTCAATGAATCTGGCTCAGTGAACCGATACATCAAATCATTCAACAGCGCTTCAGCCGGAATCAATGGATGCAATGTCCAGGTGACTGGACCAGCGGAAGACAATCGCTGGAATTACTGA
- a CDS encoding DUF1543 domain-containing protein, translating into MSTSPELFLVVLGGRTASSHIELHDVRWVVGETIEDTIPRLRQQWFGLLSGLHIDSYKAIRHVDGYAIELIDGLANHNNTRKTPSASMNDQLWFINLGGYDSNSLQEQHQFGLVAAPSKHAAKARARRRWLKNALQIHKDDLHNIANLEGVDDCLPIFNVEGWHIHLRPEPDQPEADLRPDWFGYWRIDGRQPKPHPNRLC; encoded by the coding sequence ATGAGCACGTCTCCGGAACTGTTTCTCGTAGTTCTAGGTGGTCGCACGGCCAGCAGCCACATAGAACTGCACGATGTGCGCTGGGTGGTTGGAGAAACCATTGAAGACACCATTCCAAGGCTCAGGCAACAATGGTTTGGGCTGCTAAGCGGACTTCACATCGACAGTTACAAGGCCATCCGACATGTTGATGGTTATGCCATTGAGTTGATCGACGGCCTAGCCAATCACAACAACACACGGAAGACGCCTTCAGCGTCAATGAACGATCAGCTCTGGTTCATCAATCTTGGCGGCTATGACAGCAACTCTTTGCAGGAACAGCATCAATTCGGACTCGTAGCGGCTCCCAGCAAACACGCGGCTAAGGCACGTGCTCGTCGGCGATGGCTCAAGAATGCACTACAGATCCATAAGGATGACTTGCACAACATCGCCAACCTGGAGGGAGTTGATGACTGTCTACCAATCTTCAATGTTGAGGGCTGGCACATCCATCTGAGACCAGAGCCAGACCAACCTGAAGCAGATTTAAGGCCAGATTGGTTTGGATATTGGCGGATTGACGGACGTCAGCCAAAACCTCATCCGAACCGACTCTGCTGA
- a CDS encoding ATP-dependent DNA ligase — translation MDAFAALIEELDQSTGTRRKIDLIARHLQQVNAHDAAWSVLLLMGERRKRLITGRRLREILQQASAMPDWLFDDCQSHVGDSAETLSLLWPQLKSDIRGRVHTPSVTTWINQLSHSPPMHWWMEQLLPALAEMDADEQNNTVLAIWESLPHERLFLFNKLLTGGFRIGVARGLVVKAIATGFNLDEALVLERLMTPADASKQWFDSLTAVATEERGNRGPVPYPFFLASPFKEETIEKSVPSEWWVENKWDGIRGQLIQRKSGTYLWSRGEELINEQFPELIEMASSIPPDTVLDGEVICWAEHEQHPRPFSDLQRRLGRKTVGRKLRLECPVSFVAYDLLERDGADLRSNSLQKRLEQLGDLQRRMDTNTTKWRCRLSSGQRLQCWDQLDELRKDAVEQGAEGVMLKQLQSPYLSGRKRGHWWKHKRDPMTLDAVLIYAQAGRGRRANLFTDYTFALWNQQSESKSNRQLVTFAKAYSGLNDSEILELDRWIRSHTRERFGPTRAVEPELVFELGFEGIQASKRHKCGLAVRFPRILRWRSDRIADSANTIEDAQTLCDQLAKRTLST, via the coding sequence ATGGATGCTTTCGCGGCTCTGATTGAAGAGCTGGATCAAAGCACAGGAACAAGACGCAAGATCGATCTCATCGCGAGACATCTCCAGCAAGTCAATGCCCACGACGCGGCATGGTCGGTCTTGCTGCTGATGGGTGAACGGCGAAAAAGACTGATCACCGGTCGCCGGTTGCGGGAAATCCTTCAGCAGGCGAGTGCAATGCCTGATTGGCTTTTCGATGACTGTCAGAGCCATGTCGGTGATTCAGCAGAAACCCTTTCACTGCTCTGGCCACAACTCAAGAGCGACATTCGCGGCCGTGTCCACACACCAAGTGTGACGACCTGGATCAATCAACTCAGTCATTCACCGCCGATGCACTGGTGGATGGAACAACTGTTGCCTGCATTGGCGGAGATGGATGCTGATGAGCAGAACAACACTGTGCTTGCGATCTGGGAATCACTGCCCCACGAACGCCTGTTCCTATTCAACAAACTGCTGACGGGAGGTTTTCGTATCGGTGTGGCGCGAGGCCTTGTCGTCAAAGCGATTGCCACAGGATTCAACCTTGATGAGGCTTTGGTTCTCGAGCGTCTGATGACGCCGGCAGACGCCTCTAAACAGTGGTTTGATTCACTGACCGCAGTCGCCACCGAAGAACGTGGCAATCGAGGACCTGTTCCATACCCCTTTTTTCTGGCCAGCCCATTCAAAGAAGAGACAATCGAAAAGAGTGTGCCTTCCGAGTGGTGGGTGGAAAATAAATGGGATGGCATCCGTGGACAACTGATTCAACGCAAGAGCGGAACGTATCTATGGAGTCGTGGCGAAGAACTCATCAATGAGCAATTCCCCGAGTTGATCGAAATGGCGTCATCAATACCCCCCGATACGGTGCTTGATGGCGAGGTGATCTGCTGGGCAGAACATGAGCAACACCCAAGACCATTCAGCGACCTACAGCGACGACTCGGCCGCAAAACCGTTGGCCGCAAATTACGGCTTGAGTGCCCTGTGAGTTTCGTTGCCTATGACCTGCTGGAACGAGACGGAGCAGATCTGCGCTCGAACTCGCTACAGAAACGGCTTGAACAACTCGGCGATCTTCAACGACGAATGGACACCAACACAACGAAGTGGCGTTGCCGACTCAGCAGCGGACAACGACTTCAGTGTTGGGATCAGCTGGATGAACTGCGCAAAGACGCCGTAGAACAGGGTGCCGAAGGGGTGATGCTCAAACAATTGCAATCCCCGTATCTGAGCGGGCGAAAGCGTGGACACTGGTGGAAACACAAGCGCGATCCGATGACCCTCGATGCGGTGCTGATCTATGCACAGGCAGGCCGAGGACGTCGCGCCAACCTGTTCACCGATTACACCTTTGCACTCTGGAACCAGCAATCAGAGTCGAAGAGTAACCGTCAACTGGTGACGTTCGCCAAGGCCTATTCCGGCTTGAACGACTCCGAGATCCTCGAGCTGGATCGATGGATCCGCAGTCACACCCGTGAACGTTTCGGCCCAACGCGGGCCGTGGAACCTGAACTGGTCTTCGAACTCGGATTTGAGGGCATTCAGGCCTCAAAGCGACACAAGTGTGGACTTGCCGTTCGTTTCCCCAGGATCCTTCGATGGCGAAGTGACCGAATAGCCGACAGCGCCAACACCATCGAAGATGCTCAAACGCTTTGCGATCAATTGGCGAAACGCACGCTATCAACGTGA
- a CDS encoding Ig-like domain-containing protein, translating to MSDSKNYAVLFSGGSNLQSNYSRYYSLTKKTYETLLDRGIDPSNIIIAYADGNLNKAGNSINYNTNASDQIDSKGILKDFFAENPEIEILFEEIIASTQEDNEGKSFLTPATASETEKKLKKIKELTDNAKSKQVFFDYNIIAINGKQYLKYELFSKSDFSYALSKGSKVVPANQTSLDEAINGNNSRLKTIDNDDSLFVWTFDHGSHASNEDVAPKETIGQNLGSLVSWESANINPNEFASIFRNVINKSKNTTFALAQCYSGALLEELVTDQVLSTSNQWFGMAATNQYEVSWGTGFADGIVAGLGKADNGITLFNTAKANDIHADKGYYKPNSYPYKSREQYIAGLNFDEHPWSAMPKNENNPLFVGSHITTKWEKNGVEILSSSDSFERPSTINMNTLEDNNVNIVSLIENEIGPIADFKLEGITSTRLGTLSYAPEFRSLTYTPFSNAYGEEQFSLRINDGKKAHEFNLSLDITSVNDAPLAVDDFIDITGWDNRNTISNSVKTDTIINVDNQPGFLDDTDVDGDNTFIKDFSLTSNGKLNKIGEFLFEYRPNSGFVGQDSFFYVLSDGEAYDVAKVTINVLAPGDYV from the coding sequence ATGAGCGACTCTAAAAATTACGCAGTGCTTTTTTCCGGTGGGAGCAACCTACAAAGCAATTATTCAAGATACTATAGTCTAACAAAAAAAACTTACGAAACGTTATTAGACAGAGGCATCGACCCCTCAAATATCATCATAGCTTATGCAGATGGAAATTTAAACAAAGCCGGAAATTCAATAAACTATAACACAAATGCAAGCGATCAAATCGATTCAAAGGGTATTTTAAAAGATTTTTTTGCCGAAAACCCAGAGATAGAAATTTTATTCGAAGAGATTATTGCATCAACACAAGAAGACAATGAAGGAAAATCATTTCTTACTCCAGCGACAGCCTCAGAGACAGAGAAAAAGCTCAAAAAAATCAAAGAGTTGACAGACAACGCAAAGTCTAAACAGGTATTCTTTGATTATAATATTATTGCCATTAATGGAAAACAGTATTTAAAATACGAACTCTTCTCAAAGTCTGATTTTTCATATGCGCTAAGTAAAGGTTCCAAAGTAGTGCCCGCGAATCAAACAAGCCTGGATGAAGCAATTAATGGAAATAACTCACGATTAAAAACTATCGACAACGACGACTCTCTTTTTGTTTGGACTTTTGATCATGGAAGTCACGCGTCTAATGAAGATGTAGCTCCCAAAGAAACCATAGGTCAAAATTTAGGCTCTCTTGTGTCGTGGGAGAGTGCAAATATTAACCCTAATGAGTTCGCAAGTATTTTTAGAAATGTTATAAATAAATCAAAAAATACAACATTTGCCCTGGCGCAATGTTACTCAGGTGCACTTCTTGAAGAATTAGTTACTGACCAAGTTTTATCTACTTCAAATCAATGGTTTGGGATGGCAGCAACTAATCAGTATGAAGTTTCGTGGGGTACTGGATTTGCAGATGGAATCGTTGCTGGTCTAGGAAAAGCTGATAATGGAATAACCTTATTTAATACTGCTAAGGCCAATGATATACACGCTGACAAAGGCTACTACAAGCCTAATTCATATCCTTATAAAAGCCGTGAGCAATACATTGCTGGATTAAACTTTGATGAACATCCATGGTCTGCAATGCCAAAAAATGAAAATAATCCATTATTCGTTGGAAGTCATATAACAACAAAATGGGAGAAGAACGGTGTTGAGATTTTGAGTTCATCTGATAGTTTTGAACGGCCGTCAACGATAAACATGAATACACTCGAGGACAATAACGTAAATATAGTTTCTTTGATTGAAAATGAAATTGGACCAATAGCAGATTTTAAACTTGAAGGAATAACATCAACAAGACTGGGCACACTGAGCTATGCACCAGAATTTAGATCATTAACGTATACACCATTTAGTAACGCATACGGAGAAGAACAATTCAGCCTACGCATTAACGACGGCAAGAAAGCCCACGAATTTAATTTATCGCTTGATATAACATCAGTCAATGACGCACCATTAGCCGTTGACGACTTTATTGATATAACAGGATGGGACAATCGAAATACGATCAGTAATTCAGTAAAAACAGATACAATCATCAATGTCGACAATCAACCTGGTTTTTTAGACGACACCGATGTTGATGGCGATAACACATTTATCAAGGATTTTAGCCTAACATCCAATGGAAAATTGAACAAAATTGGCGAATTCCTCTTTGAGTATCGGCCAAATTCTGGCTTTGTGGGTCAAGATTCATTTTTCTACGTATTAAGTGATGGGGAGGCTTACGACGTGGCTAAAGTGACAATCAATGTTTTAGCTCCAGGTGATTACGTTTAA